A part of Triplophysa dalaica isolate WHDGS20190420 chromosome 17, ASM1584641v1, whole genome shotgun sequence genomic DNA contains:
- the LOC130438563 gene encoding ras-related protein Rab-37, translating to MDQISAAGVAYDQDLTHKTILVGDSGVGKTSLLVQFDQGKFIPGSFSATVGIGFTNKVLTVDELKVRLQIWDTAGQERFRSVTHAYYRDAQALLLLYDVTSRSSFDNTRAWLSEIHEYAQDEVVIMLLGNKTDMSGARVIRREDGEKLAREFGVIFLETSAKTGLNVDQAFITVARELVRCSIQMPIRPRFHLHELMEPEERETSGCCGFK from the exons ATGGATCAGATCAGCGCTGCTGGAGTCGCTTATGATCAAGATTTAACACACAAG ACCATCCTGGTGGGAGACAGTGGTGTGGGGAAAACATCTCTGCTGGTTCAGTTTGATCAGGGAAAATTCATCCCTGGATCTTTTTCTGCCACAGTGGGAATTGGATTTACG AATAAAGTTCTTACAGTGGATGAGCTGAAGGTGAGATTACAG atCTGGGACACAGCAGGACAGGAGAGATTTCGCAGCGTCACACACGCATATTACAGAGACGCTCAAG CGCTGCTCTTGCTGTATGACGTCACCAGCAGATCATCCTTCGATAACACACGg GCATGGCTATCAGAGATCCATGAGTATGCTCAGGATGAGGTGGTCATCATGTTGCTTGGCAACAAG ACGGACATGTCCGGTGCGAGAGTGATCAGACGAGAAGACGGAGAGAAACTGGCCAGA GAGTTTGGGGTCATTTTCCTGGAGACCAGCGCTAAGACCGGACTCAATGTGGATCAGGCCTTTATAACTGTAGCCAG GGAGCTGGTGAGATGCTCGATACAGATGCCCATCAGACCCAGATTTCACCTGCACGAGCTGATGGAGCCGGAGGAGAGAGAGACGTCAGGCTGCTGTGGATTCAAGTAA